The following proteins are co-located in the Pirellulaceae bacterium genome:
- a CDS encoding rhodanese-like domain-containing protein, with protein MLSDRNLILFSFLILAPQIGCQKSTEPAAQTNVPAISVDVVEEQTEPTDNTAAETAPVIIDVRSLEEWNSGHLAQAIHIPHDEIAAKIAEHVSDKSTPIVLHCRAGGRAGRAKTALEDLGYTDVENVGGLEDAQQRFGSE; from the coding sequence ATGTTATCCGATAGAAATCTCATCCTGTTTTCTTTCCTGATCTTGGCACCGCAAATCGGCTGTCAGAAATCCACAGAGCCTGCCGCTCAAACGAATGTGCCAGCCATTTCCGTCGACGTAGTGGAAGAGCAAACGGAACCAACTGATAATACGGCGGCCGAAACAGCACCGGTGATCATTGATGTGCGCTCGCTGGAAGAGTGGAATTCTGGCCATCTGGCACAAGCGATCCACATTCCCCATGACGAAATCGCCGCCAAAATCGCAGAACACGTTTCCGACAAGTCGACGCCTATCGTGCTTCACTGCCGAGCAGGCGGTCGAGCTGGCAGGGCGAAAACGGCACTGGAGGATCTGGGTTACACGGACGTAGAAAACGTGGGCGGCCTGGAAGACGCTCAACAGAGGTTTGGCAGCGAATAA
- a CDS encoding GNAT family N-acetyltransferase, which translates to MSSALVVIDFFGAFEMVMQVKSKGREQHLLDIFCSYDVLRLKHYARRGDPGRIEVRSMEGAVALRFDEVGYFNRVYHVEPRALTKLPELMQVYRNSQHSIELIPSMGMQFTDHAAELNALGFAPDTRYAWLSRDLTASDSGDLSTDDIQVRRPLTTEYDQVLDLYLRGFGAPPESCVSAKANMRLLFDEPRLHFWIVLVDRQPVSLGMLYHVGNCAFLCGGATLPEFRKHGFHRILIRRRFHEARLLGCDSVVSWAVENGQSHDNMCSMGFEMIAGAQSWARSCEQIEK; encoded by the coding sequence TTGAGTTCTGCACTGGTCGTGATTGATTTCTTTGGGGCGTTTGAAATGGTGATGCAGGTAAAGTCCAAGGGGCGCGAACAGCATTTATTGGATATTTTTTGTTCCTATGATGTCTTACGTCTCAAACACTACGCAAGAAGAGGTGATCCAGGCAGGATCGAAGTCCGATCGATGGAAGGTGCTGTTGCACTACGATTTGATGAAGTTGGTTATTTCAATCGCGTTTACCATGTGGAACCGAGGGCTCTGACAAAGCTGCCGGAGCTCATGCAGGTGTACCGCAACTCGCAGCATTCGATTGAGTTGATTCCGTCAATGGGAATGCAGTTTACCGATCACGCGGCGGAGCTGAACGCTCTCGGGTTTGCTCCGGACACGCGTTATGCTTGGCTGAGTCGAGACCTCACCGCTTCAGACTCGGGTGATCTCTCTACGGATGATATTCAAGTACGTCGCCCTCTCACGACCGAATATGATCAAGTACTGGATCTCTATTTACGTGGATTCGGCGCACCACCTGAGAGCTGCGTTTCTGCCAAAGCAAACATGCGGCTATTGTTCGACGAACCCCGTTTGCACTTTTGGATCGTACTGGTCGATCGCCAGCCCGTTTCACTTGGCATGCTTTACCATGTTGGCAACTGTGCTTTTTTATGTGGTGGTGCCACGTTGCCTGAGTTTCGTAAGCATGGATTTCATCGCATTTTGATTCGTCGTCGTTTCCACGAGGCACGTCTTTTGGGTTGTGATTCAGTGGTTTCTTGGGCGGTTGAAAATGGGCAGAGCCATGACAATATGTGTTCGATGGGCTTTGAAATGATTGCTGGTGCTCAGAGCTGGGCAAGAAGCTGTGAACAGATCGAGAAATGA
- a CDS encoding alkaline ceramidase, whose amino-acid sequence MHQDLARRHSAFQGRIGIAREEITPPVGIYSRNWGAAKHDTAESIHRPLALTALTMVSSSSDKPLVLIEADLGWWRSLELFRQFQKRMLEELSLDSTRFIFSLTHTHASPPLMESDPVLPGNTLLSSWMEGLNEAAVSVMKRALAGADEAILDWHTGRCTLAAVRDLPDPDPTVDRMICGFNPAAKADDTLLVGRITDRSGTVRATLVNYACHPTTLAWGNTAISPDYIGAMRETMETATGATAFFLQGMSGDVAPKHQYVGDVEVADRHGRQLGFAALAALNDMEPAGFQLRFDGVVESGAPLAAWRHQSCGISTELRAVEVVADLKLKEWPTADRLEQQRLACDDRAVEERLRRQRDIRRSLGDGTSFPLMVNAWRIGDALLVGCAGEAYSQLQRDLRSRFPHLTVICMNLINGSVGYLPPTDLYDLDVYPVWQTPFDRGCLERLANTMVAGIEELLA is encoded by the coding sequence ATGCACCAAGATCTTGCTCGACGACACAGCGCGTTCCAAGGTCGTATTGGAATCGCTCGTGAGGAAATTACGCCACCCGTTGGTATCTATTCACGAAACTGGGGCGCTGCAAAGCATGATACGGCCGAATCGATTCACCGACCCTTGGCTCTCACTGCTCTGACGATGGTGTCATCCTCCAGTGATAAACCGTTGGTTCTGATCGAGGCTGATCTAGGCTGGTGGCGTTCGTTGGAGCTGTTTCGTCAGTTTCAAAAGCGAATGCTGGAAGAACTGTCGCTTGATTCCACTCGTTTTATTTTTTCTCTGACTCATACGCACGCATCCCCACCACTTATGGAGTCGGACCCGGTGTTGCCTGGAAACACGTTGCTGTCGTCGTGGATGGAAGGCCTGAATGAGGCTGCCGTTTCCGTTATGAAGCGGGCCTTGGCAGGTGCGGACGAAGCAATCCTCGATTGGCATACGGGGCGGTGCACACTGGCCGCCGTTCGCGATTTACCGGATCCCGACCCAACGGTCGATCGTATGATTTGCGGATTCAATCCTGCGGCCAAGGCAGACGACACGCTGCTCGTGGGGCGTATTACGGATCGATCGGGAACGGTGCGGGCCACCCTCGTTAACTATGCCTGCCACCCGACCACTCTGGCCTGGGGAAATACAGCGATCTCTCCCGACTATATCGGAGCGATGCGGGAAACGATGGAGACAGCGACTGGAGCCACGGCCTTCTTTCTCCAGGGAATGTCGGGAGATGTTGCGCCGAAACATCAGTATGTTGGCGACGTTGAGGTGGCTGATCGTCATGGCCGCCAGTTGGGGTTCGCTGCGCTGGCAGCTTTGAATGATATGGAGCCCGCAGGATTCCAACTTCGCTTTGATGGCGTTGTCGAATCAGGTGCACCCTTAGCGGCCTGGCGACATCAATCCTGTGGGATTTCGACGGAGTTGCGAGCGGTTGAAGTCGTTGCCGACCTGAAGCTCAAAGAATGGCCGACCGCCGATCGTCTCGAGCAGCAGCGACTTGCCTGTGATGATCGGGCCGTGGAAGAGCGGCTTCGACGGCAGCGAGATATCCGACGATCATTGGGAGACGGGACTTCGTTTCCGTTGATGGTGAATGCTTGGAGGATTGGCGATGCACTGCTTGTTGGTTGTGCCGGCGAAGCCTATTCTCAGCTGCAGCGGGATTTGCGCAGTCGTTTCCCTCATTTGACAGTGATTTGTATGAACCTGATCAACGGTTCCGTCGGCTATCTGCCTCCGACGGATCTCTACGATCTGGATGTCTATCCTGTCTGGCAGACTCCGTTCGATCGTGGTTGCCTAGAACGATTGGCGAATACGATGGTAGCTGGCATCGAAGAACTTCTCGCTTAA
- a CDS encoding enolase C-terminal domain-like protein, with protein MRITAVETHVCHARMRNWVFVKVVTDQPGLYGWGEATLEWHTRGVVGAIEDLATLLIGEDPTCVEHLWQMMWRQHFWHGSGVTRSTAIAGIDLALWDIVGKIHGVPCHKLWGGPVRDTIRLYCHLGGGNLESFYETPVDNAKQFASLAHQAVAEGFTAFKSMAVPPTMPIEGLKPVKAADVCVAAMREAVGDNIDIMVDCHARPSPAMGLQFAKALDPYGLYFLEEPCWPESIEGLAAINQAVTTPIATGERMTHLAAFRDLFAVRGCEICQLDITHCGGFTEARRIAALADAHRISLAPHNPQGPVSTAASLEFGFSQPSYIICESVHNDVPWRKDIVEEGFIVDEKTRTVTPNKKPGLGITINEAEVKKHPFEQEIPQRVFHQDGSVGDW; from the coding sequence ATGAGAATCACCGCAGTCGAAACGCATGTTTGTCACGCCCGCATGCGCAACTGGGTATTTGTTAAGGTGGTCACGGACCAGCCAGGGTTATACGGTTGGGGGGAGGCGACGCTGGAATGGCACACTCGCGGCGTGGTGGGTGCCATCGAAGACTTAGCCACCTTGCTGATTGGAGAGGATCCGACATGTGTTGAACATCTTTGGCAGATGATGTGGCGGCAACACTTTTGGCATGGGAGTGGCGTGACTCGATCGACGGCGATTGCCGGAATTGATCTCGCTTTGTGGGATATTGTCGGCAAGATTCACGGAGTGCCTTGCCACAAGCTGTGGGGCGGTCCGGTACGAGACACGATTCGACTCTATTGTCACCTGGGGGGCGGCAATCTGGAAAGTTTTTACGAGACGCCCGTCGATAATGCCAAGCAATTTGCAAGCCTCGCTCACCAAGCTGTTGCGGAGGGATTTACCGCATTCAAATCAATGGCGGTGCCACCCACCATGCCCATCGAAGGGCTCAAACCGGTCAAGGCAGCCGATGTGTGTGTTGCCGCGATGCGTGAGGCTGTTGGAGACAACATTGATATCATGGTGGATTGTCACGCGCGGCCGTCACCGGCGATGGGTTTGCAGTTTGCCAAGGCTCTTGACCCATACGGGCTCTATTTCTTGGAAGAGCCTTGCTGGCCGGAAAGTATCGAAGGACTTGCCGCCATCAATCAGGCTGTCACGACACCGATCGCTACCGGTGAACGCATGACCCACCTCGCGGCCTTTCGAGACCTGTTTGCGGTTCGCGGATGCGAAATCTGTCAGCTCGATATCACACACTGCGGCGGTTTTACGGAGGCTCGGCGGATTGCTGCTTTGGCCGATGCTCATCGGATCTCGCTTGCGCCGCACAATCCACAGGGACCCGTTAGTACAGCTGCGTCGCTCGAGTTCGGTTTTTCTCAGCCGAGTTACATCATTTGCGAGTCGGTGCACAATGACGTTCCATGGCGAAAGGATATTGTCGAGGAAGGTTTTATCGTTGATGAAAAAACGCGAACGGTGACGCCCAATAAGAAGCCGGGGCTTGGGATTACGATCAATGAAGCGGAAGTGAAAAAGCATCCGTTTGAACAGGAGATTCCCCAACGCGTCTTCCATCAGGACGGCAGCGTTGGCGATTGGTAA
- a CDS encoding alpha/beta fold hydrolase: MKTDRQYRPVQAADFFGTLTERFGHACVDFAERTAVVGRERLTYAELDRITNCLAHALVKHRVDLNHPVAILATPGIEFVSAVLGTLRAGGSYLPLDVRDSTLRLAETIDDIGCRTVIAHSDFMDRSGDLRKQCPQLTAVYDIAMLGSKKVLPPIEPPTKVTPTTRACVFHTSGSTGKSVGVSMSHGFVLSDILRQTNDLAISCEDRFDLLFSPVFSASLAPMFGALLNGAGLWIFETAEQGVHRIASWLQASRISLSTMSVSTMRTLLDSLTEGENLAALRLVSVGGEPLWASDVHDFQRKVHRKCLLQNAMATTETRTYAQLFISHDDDVSDPVPVGFGVNDRTIRLRDDRGQDVLPGETGEIVVDGRLLSDGYVNEPSLTHARFEQLPNGLTRYRTGDYGRFDDRGRLICIGRKDSIVKIRGHRIETNIVQRAFEALDSVERAAVLADEANSQELRLAAFLQLKCSLSTEEIRKQVGEHLPQYAIPQQIVPLESLPQTATGKVDRQELHRILSKEFPRQHSPSQNIRQPVDGGQGILGKFQNMTEQQLGEIWRTLLCKPISRSDDFFDLGGDSLAAVPLLTAVEKQLGCRLSFQQLSEHSKLGELAQLIEQSETKKSPMVKLESGRSESDCPPMFFVSGIMGYATDFQSWVDNTDGLFGDLYAFETAYLSSDTEPELHLDAVARQYVACVEEVADGAPVIVGGYSWGGLVAHEMACQLRDRDIPVELLVIFDTPVPGAVLKDHPSCLSRLLTILGNLPAWIRYDLCRMPWSVTWNRFRGSVEQAFGQLFGSQDRDDATNVRRFFGRDVSSNAGMDDFKKHCRAATNLTPKVFCGKTLVVRARAQSLTDPRCGALGWEQFVVPNPLVRVVGGNHKSMMEEPYVREIVSSLRLVVDKAVNDV; encoded by the coding sequence GTGAAGACAGATCGCCAGTATCGGCCCGTGCAGGCCGCTGATTTTTTCGGAACCCTCACTGAACGTTTTGGTCACGCATGCGTTGATTTTGCAGAGCGAACCGCAGTCGTGGGTCGTGAAAGATTGACTTATGCGGAACTCGATCGAATCACTAACTGCTTGGCACATGCTCTTGTCAAGCATCGCGTCGATTTGAATCACCCTGTCGCCATTCTGGCAACTCCTGGGATCGAATTTGTGTCAGCCGTGTTGGGGACGCTTCGGGCTGGTGGCAGTTATTTGCCGTTGGATGTTCGCGATTCGACGCTAAGACTTGCCGAGACGATTGACGATATTGGATGTCGCACTGTCATCGCTCACTCAGATTTCATGGATCGGTCGGGTGATCTTCGAAAACAATGTCCTCAGCTGACTGCGGTGTACGACATCGCGATGTTGGGCAGCAAGAAAGTTCTACCGCCGATTGAGCCACCGACAAAAGTGACGCCCACAACACGCGCCTGCGTTTTTCATACTTCCGGATCGACGGGCAAGTCGGTTGGAGTCTCGATGAGTCATGGTTTTGTTTTATCGGACATATTGCGACAGACAAACGACTTGGCGATTAGCTGCGAAGATCGATTTGACTTGTTGTTTTCACCTGTGTTTAGTGCCTCACTAGCCCCGATGTTTGGGGCTTTATTGAATGGTGCGGGACTTTGGATCTTTGAAACGGCCGAACAAGGGGTGCATCGAATTGCGTCTTGGTTGCAGGCATCTCGCATTTCACTCTCCACGATGTCTGTTTCGACGATGCGAACGCTGTTGGATTCGCTGACGGAAGGAGAGAATCTTGCTGCTTTGAGATTGGTTTCGGTTGGTGGAGAGCCTCTGTGGGCCTCTGATGTGCACGATTTTCAAAGAAAAGTCCATCGCAAGTGCTTGTTGCAAAATGCCATGGCCACGACCGAAACACGTACCTACGCACAGTTGTTTATCTCGCATGACGATGATGTCAGTGACCCGGTACCGGTTGGATTTGGAGTCAACGATCGTACGATTCGATTGCGCGATGATCGTGGGCAAGATGTATTGCCAGGGGAAACCGGTGAAATTGTGGTGGATGGCCGACTGTTGTCAGACGGCTATGTCAACGAACCCTCGTTGACTCATGCTCGCTTCGAACAACTGCCAAATGGCCTAACGCGATACCGTACTGGTGACTATGGACGGTTCGATGACCGTGGCCGTCTGATCTGTATTGGGCGAAAAGATTCGATCGTTAAAATTCGAGGGCACCGAATCGAAACCAATATTGTTCAGCGGGCCTTCGAGGCGCTTGATTCGGTTGAGCGGGCAGCTGTGCTTGCCGATGAAGCAAACTCACAGGAACTGCGACTGGCGGCTTTTCTGCAGTTGAAATGCAGTCTGTCGACGGAAGAAATCAGAAAACAGGTTGGCGAGCATCTTCCCCAATATGCGATCCCCCAACAGATCGTTCCCCTGGAATCGCTGCCACAAACCGCGACGGGTAAAGTCGATCGGCAAGAGTTGCATCGAATCTTATCGAAGGAATTCCCACGACAACATTCGCCTAGCCAAAACATCCGTCAGCCAGTTGACGGAGGGCAGGGAATCTTAGGCAAATTTCAAAACATGACTGAGCAACAGCTGGGTGAGATTTGGCGAACCTTGTTGTGCAAGCCGATAAGCCGTTCGGATGATTTTTTTGATCTTGGCGGCGATTCGTTGGCTGCTGTTCCGCTACTAACCGCAGTTGAAAAGCAACTCGGATGTCGACTCAGTTTTCAACAATTGTCTGAACATTCAAAATTAGGGGAATTGGCTCAACTGATTGAACAGTCGGAGACTAAAAAGTCTCCAATGGTGAAGTTGGAGAGTGGCCGATCCGAGAGCGATTGTCCACCCATGTTTTTTGTCTCGGGTATCATGGGCTATGCGACCGATTTTCAATCCTGGGTAGACAACACAGACGGTTTGTTTGGGGATCTGTACGCCTTCGAGACAGCTTATTTGAGCTCAGATACAGAACCGGAGCTGCATCTTGATGCTGTGGCAAGACAATATGTTGCCTGTGTGGAAGAGGTGGCAGACGGCGCGCCGGTGATTGTGGGTGGTTATTCTTGGGGAGGGCTGGTTGCACACGAAATGGCTTGTCAGTTGAGAGATCGTGATATCCCGGTAGAACTGTTGGTCATTTTTGATACACCAGTTCCTGGTGCCGTTTTAAAAGATCATCCATCCTGTTTGTCACGACTCCTGACCATTCTTGGTAATTTGCCAGCTTGGATTCGATATGACTTGTGCCGGATGCCTTGGTCGGTGACCTGGAATCGATTCCGAGGTAGTGTGGAGCAAGCGTTTGGCCAGTTGTTTGGCAGCCAAGATCGCGACGATGCAACCAATGTCCGCCGATTCTTTGGCCGGGATGTTAGCTCGAATGCCGGAATGGATGATTTTAAAAAACATTGTCGCGCGGCTACTAATCTGACACCGAAAGTTTTTTGCGGGAAGACACTTGTCGTTCGGGCCCGGGCACAGTCGTTGACTGATCCGCGATGCGGTGCCTTAGGATGGGAGCAATTTGTTGTCCCAAATCCGTTGGTGCGCGTTGTGGGCGGGAATCACAAATCGATGATGGAGGAACCATACGTCCGGGAGATCGTCTCGTCCCTGAGACTTGTGGTGGACAAAGCTGTCAACGATGTTTGA
- a CDS encoding sigma-70 family RNA polymerase sigma factor — MNKSVDPLVSDLAAGQLEAFGQLYDQYAGRLFAAALRMLRRRECAEDVVQEVFVAMVRSRHRLSDVEDLTAYLFATLRNAVAQHASRRARLPIVNEPAEDLAVTFPDQPDSRRDELRDAIANLPSAQRDVIALKIDGELTFAQIGQAIGVSTNTAASRYRYALEKLRANFQASSKGETD, encoded by the coding sequence ATGAATAAATCCGTCGATCCCCTCGTCAGTGATCTAGCAGCCGGTCAGCTTGAGGCCTTTGGCCAGTTGTATGACCAATATGCTGGTCGACTGTTCGCGGCAGCGCTCAGGATGCTCCGCCGTCGGGAGTGTGCGGAAGACGTGGTTCAGGAGGTTTTTGTGGCGATGGTCCGATCAAGACACCGATTAAGCGACGTCGAGGATCTGACGGCCTACCTATTCGCCACGTTGCGTAATGCGGTTGCTCAGCACGCGTCTCGTCGGGCGCGCCTTCCAATCGTCAATGAACCGGCTGAAGATTTAGCAGTGACCTTTCCGGATCAACCTGATTCGCGTCGTGACGAACTGCGCGATGCAATTGCCAATTTGCCATCAGCGCAACGCGACGTGATTGCGTTGAAGATTGACGGTGAATTGACCTTCGCTCAGATCGGACAGGCAATTGGTGTGAGCACGAACACCGCAGCGAGTCGTTATCGCTATGCATTGGAAAAACTGCGGGCGAATTTTCAGGCGTCCTCAAAAGGGGAGACGGATTAA
- a CDS encoding dihydrodipicolinate synthase family protein, whose amino-acid sequence MTVTPSIEGILPILHTPFDVNDEIDRDSLEREIDWAFEQGCNGVCSAMVSEILRLTTEERVRLNRLIVEMTADRGHVVASVGAESAKQAIYFAKEAVEAGCSAVMAIPPIATALPLSALHDYFSTLADAVPVPLIVQDASSYVGTSIPTEFYVRLLNQYGPQKILFKPEGAPIGPNISDLRDASDGRACMFDGSGGILLIDAFRRGVMGTMPGIDLLDGIAALWHALKSGDDETAYRIYFPICALVALQLQAGLDGFLAIEKYILVKRGLFTTDRRREPNSWSLDPETQSEIDRLLVRMADMLSA is encoded by the coding sequence ATGACTGTGACACCGAGCATCGAAGGCATTCTGCCGATTCTTCACACTCCATTTGACGTCAACGATGAAATTGATCGTGATAGTCTCGAACGCGAAATTGACTGGGCCTTTGAGCAAGGATGTAACGGCGTATGTTCGGCCATGGTTTCTGAAATCCTACGGTTAACGACCGAAGAACGCGTTCGTCTGAATCGATTGATTGTGGAAATGACGGCTGACCGGGGACATGTCGTTGCCAGCGTCGGTGCGGAGAGTGCCAAGCAGGCGATCTATTTCGCAAAGGAAGCTGTTGAGGCTGGATGCAGTGCTGTGATGGCGATTCCTCCTATTGCAACAGCATTGCCGCTGTCCGCACTGCATGATTACTTCAGCACGTTGGCAGATGCAGTGCCGGTCCCTCTGATCGTTCAGGATGCATCGTCCTATGTTGGCACATCGATTCCGACCGAATTCTACGTGCGTTTACTGAATCAATACGGGCCGCAAAAAATCCTGTTCAAGCCAGAAGGTGCGCCGATCGGACCAAATATTTCAGATTTGCGTGACGCCAGTGACGGTCGTGCCTGCATGTTCGACGGATCGGGCGGCATTTTGCTGATTGATGCCTTTCGACGTGGCGTGATGGGTACGATGCCGGGAATTGATTTACTTGATGGAATTGCGGCTTTGTGGCACGCCTTGAAAAGCGGCGACGACGAAACAGCCTATCGGATTTACTTTCCAATCTGTGCGTTGGTTGCCTTGCAGTTGCAAGCGGGATTAGACGGATTTCTCGCTATCGAGAAATATATTCTTGTGAAACGCGGGTTGTTTACCACGGATCGGCGACGCGAGCCAAACTCCTGGAGCCTCGATCCGGAAACACAGAGCGAAATCGATCGACTCTTGGTCCGGATGGCTGACATGCTGTCTGCCTGA
- a CDS encoding Gfo/Idh/MocA family oxidoreductase: MNHSSSRRTFLKSVGLATSALSLGGKVLAVEQEQTPKDASGKVIPGFEKSESNPDGSKQWEPFSDRKIRVGIAGYGLCAFGAQFGFQNHPNVEVVAVTDLIPARRAGLAKACGCKTTYSSCEEMIKDDTIEAVFIATDAPSHGRLAIAALEHGKHVGSAVPAVFGSLEEADLLFETVQKTGQKYMLFETSYFHANLYAWHQQYKAGLFGNLVYSEGEYFHYFGSPLGGYNPKTRRVDTNGWRKGLPPQYYPTHSNAYYIGVTGGSFTEVSCMGNLSTVPHLQAKNNDYKNPFGSEIALFRTSEGGMSRMAVCWDMPAAHGEQGRVYGEKTGKGNINTKRPSLPPGVSAGGHGGSHGRLTNEFVDAILRDRKPWVDVAQALNMTVAGIVAHQSALNDGELLKIPQYNM, from the coding sequence ATGAATCATTCATCATCACGACGCACATTCTTGAAATCGGTTGGTCTCGCCACGTCCGCGTTAAGTCTGGGCGGCAAGGTATTAGCAGTGGAACAGGAACAAACGCCCAAAGATGCCAGCGGCAAGGTGATCCCCGGTTTTGAGAAAAGCGAAAGCAACCCTGATGGATCCAAGCAATGGGAACCGTTTTCCGATCGCAAGATCCGGGTTGGCATCGCCGGTTATGGTCTGTGCGCCTTCGGAGCACAATTCGGTTTCCAAAACCATCCGAACGTCGAGGTGGTTGCGGTCACTGACCTCATTCCGGCGCGTCGAGCTGGATTGGCAAAAGCATGTGGATGCAAAACTACCTATTCATCCTGTGAGGAGATGATCAAGGACGACACAATCGAGGCGGTGTTTATTGCCACCGACGCGCCGAGTCACGGTCGGTTGGCCATCGCGGCGTTGGAACATGGCAAACACGTAGGCTCCGCAGTACCCGCTGTTTTCGGATCGCTGGAAGAGGCTGACCTTTTGTTTGAAACCGTGCAGAAAACCGGTCAGAAGTATATGTTGTTTGAGACTTCTTATTTCCACGCCAACCTTTACGCTTGGCACCAGCAATACAAAGCGGGACTCTTCGGTAACCTTGTTTACTCGGAAGGGGAATACTTCCACTACTTTGGCTCTCCCCTAGGAGGTTACAACCCGAAGACCCGGCGAGTCGATACCAACGGTTGGCGGAAAGGGTTGCCACCTCAATATTATCCAACACACTCAAACGCCTATTACATCGGCGTCACAGGTGGGAGCTTCACCGAGGTATCGTGCATGGGCAATCTTAGCACCGTGCCACATTTGCAGGCCAAGAACAACGACTACAAGAATCCCTTTGGATCTGAGATCGCCCTATTCCGGACCAGCGAGGGCGGCATGTCGCGCATGGCCGTCTGTTGGGACATGCCAGCGGCACACGGAGAACAGGGACGAGTCTATGGAGAGAAAACCGGCAAGGGCAACATCAACACCAAAAGGCCGTCCCTACCACCGGGCGTCAGCGCCGGTGGTCATGGCGGGTCACACGGTCGCCTGACGAACGAATTTGTCGACGCGATCTTAAGAGACCGCAAGCCGTGGGTCGACGTGGCGCAAGCGCTCAACATGACAGTGGCCGGTATCGTCGCTCATCAGTCAGCACTCAATGACGGAGAATTGCTGAAGATCCCACAGTACAACATGTGA
- a CDS encoding GntR family transcriptional regulator, translating to MSIATYIKDDLAAQLESGRELPIQLTLESLAGHYNVSLTPVRTAVAELIDEGLLKKGKNHRLATTLTARPGTSPRQKPKPPEPPRDPYELIAGDLMQLSLQGEPIYLREEATAEKYNISRSAIRNILHRLAGEGVLDHIPRRGWRLHPFRQDDLQAFIEVRELLELKALELARPRLEPRELQRMLDSNIPPASAAHSLKVDESLHEYLIATADNAYITDFLARHGRYYRLLFEWEDHDRDVAIETMRQHHEILTALLKKSWSAAKKALSHHILNHHPILSQVKDFSQ from the coding sequence ATGTCGATCGCAACCTACATCAAAGATGACCTCGCCGCTCAACTCGAGTCGGGACGTGAATTACCCATCCAACTGACGCTCGAATCGCTGGCGGGGCATTACAACGTCAGCCTGACCCCCGTACGAACCGCAGTGGCTGAGTTAATTGACGAAGGCTTGTTGAAAAAAGGAAAAAACCATCGCCTTGCCACGACCCTAACTGCCCGCCCCGGAACGAGTCCGCGGCAGAAGCCAAAACCACCAGAACCGCCACGCGATCCCTACGAACTGATTGCTGGCGATCTGATGCAACTCAGTCTGCAGGGCGAACCGATCTACTTACGAGAGGAAGCGACTGCTGAGAAATACAACATCAGCCGCTCTGCCATTCGCAACATCCTGCATCGACTGGCTGGCGAAGGAGTACTCGATCACATCCCGCGACGCGGCTGGCGTCTGCATCCATTTCGACAGGATGACCTCCAGGCATTTATCGAAGTACGTGAGCTACTGGAGCTCAAAGCGTTGGAACTGGCTCGCCCCAGACTCGAGCCCCGAGAATTACAACGAATGCTTGACTCGAATATACCTCCAGCATCTGCAGCCCACTCACTCAAGGTGGATGAGTCTCTGCACGAATACCTAATTGCAACGGCCGACAACGCGTACATCACCGATTTCCTTGCCCGTCACGGGCGTTACTACAGGCTGTTGTTTGAATGGGAAGACCATGATCGTGACGTTGCGATTGAGACAATGCGACAGCACCACGAGATCCTTACTGCCCTATTAAAGAAGAGCTGGTCCGCAGCAAAAAAAGCGTTGTCGCATCACATCCTGAATCACCATCCAATCCTGAGTCAGGTCAAAGATTTTTCACAATAG